One genomic region from Campylobacter sp. RM5004 encodes:
- a CDS encoding N-acetyltransferase — protein sequence MIIKANKNHLDSLLYLEEMCFKNDCFKLSRANFLYHIKKENILIYLKDEKVVAYILSITYKNSIRIYSLAVDKNYQNMSLATKLCENIINNSNKKIYLEVRKSNEKAIRLYEKLGFKYQKILKNYYFDEDGIKMLREFEIGN from the coding sequence ATGATTATAAAAGCTAATAAAAATCATTTAGATTCATTGCTTTATTTAGAAGAGATGTGTTTTAAAAATGATTGTTTTAAATTAAGTAGGGCGAATTTTTTATATCACATAAAAAAAGAAAATATTTTAATCTATTTAAAAGATGAAAAAGTTGTAGCATATATTCTAAGCATAACTTATAAAAACAGCATTAGAATATATTCTTTAGCAGTAGATAAAAATTATCAAAATATGAGTTTAGCAACTAAGCTTTGTGAAAATATTATAAATAATTCAAATAAAAAGATTTATTTAGAAGTTAGAAAAAGCAATGAAAAAGCCATTAGATTATACGAAAAATTAGGCTTTAAATATCAAAAAATACTTAAAAATTACTATTTTGATGAAGACGGAATAAAAATGTTAAGAGAATTTGAAATAGGAAATTAA
- a CDS encoding amidohydrolase family protein has translation MIKIMKTKAILDFSRDDFLQINKTLVFDEKIIKICDFDEAIKEYKNAHIIDKSEFIISPVLCNLHSHLEFCLSRLYYGDFAKWLESIIANRQNYDKDKLNQEIKNQINIMLKSGVGYLGEISSFGANLESLSESPIKSIIFHEILGANDEAISKNIDFFEERFSRFSNLNNHISLHSPYSICDKTYDYAINFAKKNDLLISTHYLESPYELEHLKGYKNNLSSYLARFNPSLITKDFLSGFDDLKAIFTHCNYVDDFSIFKSHHIITSCPRSNRFLGSRALRFKNLLENKLNFSLGTDGLSSNNTLNMFDELRAFLYIQSDFELNELAFLLYKAVCFDNSHLFLDGLKPFSKGASADFIILDDFGYLNDNLLAQIILRTQEIKNMYLDGKEII, from the coding sequence ATGATTAAAATTATGAAAACTAAGGCTATTTTAGACTTTAGCCGTGATGATTTTTTGCAGATTAATAAGACTTTAGTATTTGATGAAAAAATTATAAAAATATGTGATTTTGATGAAGCTATTAAAGAATACAAAAACGCTCATATTATAGACAAAAGCGAGTTTATAATAAGTCCAGTTTTGTGTAATTTGCATTCACATTTAGAGTTTTGTTTATCAAGACTTTATTATGGAGATTTTGCAAAATGGCTTGAAAGCATAATTGCAAATAGACAAAATTATGATAAAGATAAATTAAATCAAGAAATAAAAAATCAAATTAATATTATGCTAAAAAGCGGAGTAGGGTATTTAGGAGAGATTTCTAGTTTTGGTGCAAACCTTGAAAGCCTATCAGAAAGCCCAATAAAGAGCATAATTTTTCATGAGATTTTAGGTGCAAATGATGAAGCAATATCTAAAAATATTGATTTTTTTGAAGAAAGATTTTCAAGATTTTCAAATTTAAACAATCATATTTCATTGCATAGCCCTTATTCAATTTGCGATAAGACTTATGATTATGCTATTAATTTTGCTAAAAAAAATGATTTATTAATAAGCACTCATTATTTAGAAAGTCCTTATGAATTAGAGCATTTAAAAGGATATAAAAATAATCTTAGTTCATATCTAGCAAGATTTAATCCGAGCTTAATTACAAAGGATTTTTTAAGCGGATTTGATGATTTAAAGGCGATTTTTACACATTGTAATTATGTTGATGATTTTAGTATTTTTAAATCTCATCACATAATAACGTCTTGCCCTAGGTCTAATAGGTTTTTAGGCTCTCGTGCATTAAGGTTTAAAAATCTTTTAGAAAATAAATTAAACTTTAGTTTAGGAACAGATGGGCTTAGCTCAAACAATACTTTAAATATGTTTGATGAGCTTAGAGCCTTTTTATATATACAAAGTGATTTTGAATTAAATGAACTAGCTTTTCTACTTTATAAGGCTGTTTGTTTTGATAATTCTCATTTGTTTTTAGATGGTTTAAAGCCATTTAGCAAAGGTGCTAGTGCTGATTTTATCATTTTAGATGATTTTGGATATTTAAATGATAATTTACTAGCTCAAATTATATTAAGAACACAAGAAATTAAAAATATGTATTTAGATGGAAAGGAAATTATATGA
- a CDS encoding 50S ribosomal protein L25/general stress protein Ctc has product MLEGQIRQSIGRKSAKAARQDGMLIANIYGKGVENIHAVFKTNEFIKEVRKKDGLIFPVKVDGKVYEVVIVDYQHHPVTSEIKHVDLKLALKGVESFYMVPVKVVGTAKGLKNKGVLIQSKRRLKVKCKAENLPNFFELDVTDLDVGDALLVRDIKVADNVKIIDAGRVAVVGVEKAR; this is encoded by the coding sequence ATGTTAGAAGGACAAATTAGACAGAGTATTGGTAGAAAGTCAGCTAAAGCTGCTAGACAAGATGGTATGCTAATTGCAAATATCTATGGAAAAGGTGTTGAAAACATTCACGCAGTGTTTAAGACAAACGAATTTATTAAAGAAGTTCGCAAAAAAGACGGATTAATTTTCCCAGTTAAAGTTGATGGAAAAGTTTATGAAGTTGTAATCGTTGATTATCAACACCACCCAGTAACAAGTGAAATTAAGCACGTTGATTTAAAATTAGCTTTAAAAGGTGTAGAGAGCTTTTATATGGTTCCAGTAAAAGTTGTTGGAACTGCAAAAGGTCTTAAAAATAAAGGTGTTTTAATTCAATCAAAACGCCGTTTAAAAGTTAAGTGCAAAGCAGAAAACTTACCTAATTTCTTTGAATTAGATGTAACTGATTTAGATGTTGGCGATGCTTTACTTGTAAGAGATATTAAAGTTGCTGATAATGTAAAAATTATTGACGCAGGTCGTGTAGCTGTTGTTGGAGTAGAAAAAGCTAGATGA
- the mnmA gene encoding tRNA 2-thiouridine(34) synthase MnmA — protein sequence MNVVLAMSGGVDSSYTALMLKEKGFNVSGVYMKLHGRPNYHEKNIENGQRVADFLGISYEVLDFTKEFNDAVFNPFIKTYEAGLTPNPCALCNKNIKLGALLDHAKSKNAKLATGHYAQIENGMLKKAIDLSKDQTYFLANVTKQSLEDVLFPLGDKFKKDIKEQALKIPMLKSISEQKESSEICFVTTNYTDVLKEHVEVNQKGFVKNTKGEIVGEHDGYMHYTIGKRRGFSVKGALTPHYVLKIDAKANEIIVGSKEELFVKEFELGNINAFCDFDELECKVKIRYNTKEVPCKLIKKEKKVLLEESVYALAKGQLAVFYQGDLVVASGFIV from the coding sequence ATGAATGTAGTTTTAGCAATGAGTGGTGGGGTTGATAGCTCTTATACGGCTCTTATGCTTAAAGAAAAAGGTTTTAATGTAAGCGGTGTTTATATGAAATTACACGGCCGCCCTAATTATCACGAAAAAAACATAGAAAACGGACAAAGGGTTGCTGATTTTTTAGGAATATCTTATGAAGTGCTTGATTTTACTAAAGAATTTAACGATGCTGTATTTAATCCTTTTATTAAAACCTACGAAGCAGGACTTACTCCAAACCCATGTGCTTTATGTAATAAAAATATAAAATTAGGAGCTTTATTAGATCACGCAAAGAGCAAAAATGCAAAACTAGCAACAGGACATTACGCTCAAATTGAAAATGGCATGCTTAAAAAAGCCATCGATTTAAGTAAAGACCAAACATATTTTCTAGCAAATGTAACTAAGCAAAGTTTAGAAGATGTGCTTTTTCCTTTAGGGGATAAGTTTAAAAAAGACATAAAAGAACAAGCCCTAAAAATCCCTATGCTAAAGTCTATTAGCGAGCAAAAGGAAAGCTCAGAAATATGCTTTGTAACTACAAACTACACCGATGTTTTAAAAGAGCATGTAGAGGTTAATCAAAAAGGCTTTGTAAAAAATACAAAAGGCGAAATCGTAGGAGAGCATGATGGCTATATGCATTATACTATCGGCAAAAGGCGTGGATTTAGCGTAAAGGGTGCATTAACCCCGCATTATGTTCTAAAAATAGACGCAAAAGCAAATGAAATAATAGTAGGCTCTAAAGAAGAATTATTTGTAAAAGAATTTGAATTAGGAAATATAAACGCATTTTGCGATTTTGATGAGCTAGAATGTAAAGTAAAAATTAGATATAACACAAAAGAAGTTCCTTGTAAATTAATCAAAAAAGAAAAAAAGGTATTATTAGAAGAAAGCGTATATGCTTTAGCGAAGGGACAATTAGCAGTATTTTATCAAGGTGATTTAGTAGTAGCAAGTGGCTTTATAGTATAA
- the pth gene encoding aminoacyl-tRNA hydrolase, producing the protein MILVVGLGNPGEKYKNTRHNLGFMLIDKILDSSFKKQNLNCNAELYKKQDLLLLKPLTYMNNSGESVKKVVDFYKPERIIVCHDEMDIGFCKLKIKKGGSSGGHNGLKSIDALIGNEYERVRLGIGKPQFKYEVINYVLDNFSKEEEKELQSFLDYSKEALEYLISNDILKTQNKFHN; encoded by the coding sequence ATGATTTTAGTCGTAGGTCTAGGAAATCCTGGCGAGAAATACAAAAATACTCGCCACAACCTAGGCTTTATGTTAATTGATAAAATACTTGATTCTTCTTTTAAAAAACAAAATCTTAATTGCAACGCAGAATTGTATAAAAAACAAGATTTATTATTGTTAAAACCATTAACTTATATGAATAATTCAGGTGAAAGTGTTAAAAAAGTTGTAGATTTTTATAAGCCTGAGAGAATTATTGTTTGTCATGATGAAATGGATATTGGATTTTGCAAATTAAAGATTAAAAAAGGTGGTAGCTCAGGAGGGCATAATGGATTAAAATCTATTGATGCTTTAATAGGAAATGAGTATGAAAGGGTAAGGCTTGGTATTGGAAAGCCTCAATTTAAATATGAAGTTATTAATTATGTTTTAGATAATTTTAGTAAAGAAGAAGAAAAGGAATTACAAAGTTTTTTAGATTATTCAAAAGAAGCTTTAGAGTATCTTATATCAAATGATATTTTGAAAACTCAAAATAAATTCCATAATTAA
- a CDS encoding phosphatidylglycerol lysyltransferase domain-containing protein: MAEIKVQDYTLKAFDLKAKDLMQQYLNDFDVNVSDYSFCANYIWLSKSSGFYAIINNTFCLFVMNGGELSMLLPPLGKPKDCYESIPECFKIMNENNSSNYYSRIEYVCDSFLEGFITYTNEGEVIFSSLDNYVIEKKLADYIYVSDDLIELKGNSYHTKRTEINKFKRVYPNYLVEVLDCKKHSEDIRILFDKWVSDRIKYVPKAEVDAFLDGIYQERLAIKRCLQDYEALGLVGLVIYINDELKGFTIGEKICSDTASVLIEKTDFEVLGCAQFIFREFSKYLKDKFDCKYINVGDDMGFENLKKVKMSYRPEKIIPKYTIYQKL, from the coding sequence ATGGCGGAAATAAAAGTTCAAGACTATACTTTAAAAGCTTTTGATTTAAAAGCTAAGGATTTAATGCAGCAATATTTAAATGATTTTGATGTAAATGTAAGTGATTATTCATTTTGTGCTAATTATATTTGGCTATCAAAATCTAGCGGTTTTTATGCGATTATTAATAATACATTTTGCTTATTTGTTATGAATGGTGGAGAGCTTTCTATGTTATTACCGCCACTTGGCAAGCCAAAAGATTGTTATGAGAGTATTCCTGAATGTTTTAAGATTATGAATGAAAATAATTCATCTAATTATTATTCAAGAATTGAGTATGTATGTGATAGTTTTTTAGAAGGTTTTATTACTTACACAAATGAAGGAGAGGTTATTTTTAGCTCTCTTGATAATTATGTAATAGAAAAAAAATTAGCAGATTACATTTATGTAAGTGATGATTTAATAGAGCTAAAAGGCAATTCTTATCATACAAAAAGAACAGAAATTAATAAATTTAAAAGAGTTTATCCTAATTACTTAGTAGAAGTTTTAGATTGCAAAAAACACAGCGAAGATATAAGAATATTATTTGATAAATGGGTAAGCGATAGAATAAAATATGTGCCAAAAGCTGAAGTTGATGCGTTCTTAGATGGTATTTATCAAGAAAGATTAGCAATTAAAAGATGTTTGCAAGATTATGAAGCACTTGGCTTAGTTGGTCTAGTAATTTATATTAACGATGAATTGAAAGGCTTTACAATCGGAGAAAAGATTTGCAGTGATACAGCAAGTGTTTTGATTGAAAAAACAGATTTTGAAGTATTAGGCTGCGCTCAATTTATTTTCAGAGAATTTTCAAAATATTTAAAAGATAAATTTGATTGTAAATACATAAATGTAGGTGATGATATGGGATTTGAAAATCTAAAAAAAGTAAAAATGTCTTATCGCCCAGAAAAAATCATTCCAAAATACACAATTTATCAAAAATTATGA